From the Acidobacteriota bacterium genome, the window GGAAAGGCTGCTCTTCACCGACGCCGACTGCGCGCCTCGAGCCGGCTGGCGGGAAAGTCTCTGCCGAGCTCTCAACGCCTCCCCGGTGGCCGGCGGGGCGGTGACCTTCGAAGACGACGGCAACCCCTGGGCGCTGGCGGACAACATCGCCTCCTTCCACGAGCTGCTCGAAGACCGGCCGGCGGAGCACCAGAGCCAGGGCGCCCTGGGGAGCCTCAACCTGGCCGCCACCCGGGACGCCTGGGAGCGGGTGGGGGGCTTCGATGAAGAGCTGGCCACCAGCGAGGACGTCGATTGGGTGCTGCGGGCTCGCACCGCTGGCCTCGCCACCGCTTTCGAGCCCCGGGCGGTGGTGGAGCACGGAGCGGTACGCCGCAACCGCGCCGACCTGGTACGCCACGCCACCTGGTACGGCCGCCATTTCCGCGCCTTCTGCCGCCGCCACCCGGGCCTCTTCGGTCAGGGCCCCACCTGGAAGAGCCGCCGGCGGCTAGCGCTGGCGGCGCCGCTCAAGAGCTGGACCACCGCCGCCGCCATCTTCCACCGCCATCCCCGGCTGCGGCGTCATCTCTCGGTGCTGCCCAAGGTGGCGGTGTTCAAGCGCGCCTGGTACCGGGCGGTTCTCGAGCATTGGGAGCTCGAGCCTGGGGAAGACGGGTGAGCGCTGCCGAGGCCAGCCCCCGCGGGACCACGGAGCAGCGCTTCCTGAGATCGTCCCTCGCCGCCTACGGCAGCCAGCTGGGGCGCACCGCCATCCGGCTGGTGGCGGAGCTCACCCTGGTGCGGCTGATCCTCCCCGCCGCCCATGGGGTCTTCGATCTG encodes:
- a CDS encoding glycosyltransferase, whose translation is MTSITTSVIIPNLDSPLVDRTLAALAADGAPGPGVEVLVVGRDAPGLVPRDGSIRFVETAEAVNPAAGRNRGVAEAQGERLLFTDADCAPRAGWRESLCRALNASPVAGGAVTFEDDGNPWALADNIASFHELLEDRPAEHQSQGALGSLNLAATRDAWERVGGFDEELATSEDVDWVLRARTAGLATAFEPRAVVEHGAVRRNRADLVRHATWYGRHFRAFCRRHPGLFGQGPTWKSRRRLALAAPLKSWTTAAAIFHRHPRLRRHLSVLPKVAVFKRAWYRAVLEHWELEPGEDG